A window of the Cystobacter fuscus genome harbors these coding sequences:
- a CDS encoding carbohydrate binding domain-containing protein — MTQRSRGSSWKQFVVGTGFWAVGVIAGVGCAVATSDDTLDPAEAGVEASLESTGSKTLTIGGQTFGLTWEDDFGGDLNKGQPKSYLNTQYWTKENLGVNFEQQAYTNRECPNNPNNWNYCVENGKLTLLARKEPLDCVVWKQCTASSECGTNGTCAATGYCVYDQNRNGVYDHEECAPFNGTANAPVNGTQYSSGRIKSDEKVEYRYGYVEFRARMPFADLPAGATPPNGMWPAIWMLGANGTITNGGRDDSAGWPMNGEIDIMEYTQIKENKALYPNNEAMGYNVLWREYPEAGELANNSGGWEPNACSSWPNNGDAKCDGDVGGARATWNGKTIDYHQWHTWGFLWDENGFKIYIDNLPQNGGQPVGTFSIGDGATEFRQPMYLILNNAVGGELGCLGFKDRACSSSAQCANGAACVSGKCQETASSCINIDWAAHGDKAKLEVDYIRWYHRGSGYPQAARAACQDSDNNGVPDNLIRNCGFNEDFTYHRSDLFFDGGAGLTEVINEGGTHGYVQWVRVDNGGWATHSVQVRQEGFQLQAGTSYKWKVDLKSNAARSVPVKIVQAHDPWTVISSFNCNVGTGWTTCTGPNFTPSATDTYKFEISMGGSAYTGAQLYLDDMYIGTTTNACQPDCTGKLCGSDGCGGTCGACRSGSTCGSWGQCVAGTSTCTPSCSGKVCGSDGCGGTCGTCGSGQTCSSTGQCTSTCTPSCSGKVCGSDGCGGTCGTCGSGQTCSSAGQCTGGTTTPLRLEAESATLTGCFAEAGGDSGGKVVAFEGNDTICWSNVNMSGITSATAHVGAPYSGGQAQLKFNGTVIGTFTLSTASGGWSSPSLTNLTTSVATSGTGTLCLAGLTHPNGWIFSVDYLDLK, encoded by the coding sequence ATGACACAGAGGAGTAGGGGTTCGTCCTGGAAGCAGTTCGTGGTGGGAACTGGCTTCTGGGCGGTGGGCGTGATCGCTGGCGTGGGCTGCGCCGTGGCGACCAGCGATGACACCCTGGACCCTGCCGAGGCAGGGGTTGAGGCGTCGTTGGAGTCCACGGGTTCCAAGACGCTCACCATTGGTGGGCAGACGTTCGGCCTGACGTGGGAGGATGACTTTGGCGGTGACCTGAACAAGGGCCAGCCCAAGTCCTATCTCAACACGCAGTACTGGACGAAGGAGAACCTGGGCGTCAACTTCGAGCAGCAGGCCTACACGAACCGGGAATGTCCCAACAATCCCAACAACTGGAACTACTGTGTCGAGAACGGCAAGCTGACGCTGCTGGCGCGCAAGGAGCCGCTGGACTGTGTGGTCTGGAAGCAATGTACCGCTTCCAGCGAGTGCGGCACCAATGGCACGTGCGCGGCCACCGGCTACTGCGTGTACGACCAGAACCGCAACGGTGTCTACGATCACGAGGAGTGTGCGCCGTTCAACGGCACGGCCAACGCGCCGGTCAACGGGACGCAGTACTCCTCGGGCCGCATCAAGAGCGACGAGAAGGTCGAGTACCGCTACGGCTACGTCGAGTTCCGCGCGCGCATGCCCTTCGCGGATCTGCCCGCCGGCGCCACGCCGCCCAACGGCATGTGGCCCGCCATCTGGATGCTCGGCGCCAACGGAACCATCACCAATGGTGGCCGTGATGACAGCGCGGGCTGGCCCATGAATGGCGAGATCGACATCATGGAGTACACGCAGATCAAGGAGAACAAGGCCCTCTACCCGAACAACGAGGCCATGGGCTACAACGTGCTGTGGCGCGAGTACCCCGAGGCGGGTGAGCTGGCGAACAACTCCGGTGGATGGGAGCCCAACGCGTGCAGCTCCTGGCCCAACAACGGCGACGCGAAGTGCGACGGGGACGTGGGCGGCGCCCGGGCCACCTGGAATGGCAAGACGATCGACTACCACCAGTGGCACACCTGGGGCTTCCTGTGGGACGAGAACGGGTTCAAGATCTACATCGACAACCTGCCGCAGAACGGCGGCCAGCCGGTGGGCACCTTCTCCATTGGTGACGGCGCAACCGAGTTCCGTCAGCCGATGTACCTCATCCTCAACAACGCGGTGGGTGGCGAGCTGGGCTGCCTGGGTTTCAAGGATCGCGCCTGCTCCTCCAGCGCGCAGTGCGCCAATGGCGCGGCGTGCGTGAGCGGCAAGTGCCAGGAGACGGCGAGCTCGTGCATCAACATCGACTGGGCGGCCCATGGTGACAAGGCCAAGCTCGAGGTGGACTACATCCGCTGGTATCACCGCGGCTCTGGTTATCCGCAGGCTGCCCGGGCCGCGTGCCAGGACAGCGACAACAACGGCGTGCCCGACAACCTCATCCGCAACTGTGGCTTCAACGAGGACTTCACCTATCACCGCAGCGATCTGTTCTTCGACGGTGGCGCGGGTCTCACCGAGGTCATCAACGAGGGCGGCACGCACGGCTACGTGCAGTGGGTGCGCGTGGACAACGGCGGCTGGGCGACCCACAGCGTGCAGGTGCGGCAGGAGGGCTTCCAGCTCCAGGCCGGTACCTCCTACAAGTGGAAGGTGGATCTGAAGTCGAACGCGGCGCGCTCGGTGCCCGTGAAGATCGTCCAGGCGCATGATCCGTGGACGGTCATCTCCTCCTTCAACTGCAACGTGGGCACCGGGTGGACGACCTGCACCGGGCCGAACTTCACCCCGTCCGCCACGGACACCTACAAGTTCGAGATCTCCATGGGTGGCTCCGCCTACACCGGCGCGCAGCTCTACCTGGACGACATGTACATCGGCACCACGACCAACGCCTGCCAGCCGGACTGCACGGGCAAGCTGTGTGGCAGCGATGGGTGCGGTGGCACCTGCGGCGCGTGCCGCTCCGGTAGCACCTGCGGCAGCTGGGGCCAGTGCGTGGCCGGCACCAGCACCTGCACGCCCTCGTGCTCGGGCAAGGTGTGTGGCAGCGACGGCTGCGGCGGCACCTGCGGCACCTGCGGCTCGGGCCAGACGTGCAGCAGCACGGGCCAGTGCACCAGCACCTGCACGCCCTCGTGCTCGGGCAAGGTGTGCGGCAGCGATGGCTGCGGCGGCACCTGCGGCACCTGCGGCTCGGGTCAGACGTGCAGCAGCGCGGGCCAGTGCACCGGCGGCACCACGACGCCTCTCCGCCTGGAGGCGGAGAGCGCCACGCTGACGGGCTGCTTCGCCGAGGCCGGCGGTGACAGCGGTGGCAAGGTCGTCGCCTTCGAGGGCAACGACACCATCTGCTGGAGCAACGTGAACATGTCGGGCATCACCTCCGCGACGGCCCACGTGGGCGCGCCGTACTCCGGTGGCCAGGCGCAGCTGAAGTTCAACGGCACCGTCATCGGCACGTTCACCCTGAGCACGGCGTCCGGTGGCTGGAGCAGCCCGAGCCTGACCAACCTCACCACGTCGGTGGCCACCAGCGGTACGGGCACGCTCTGCCTGGCGGGTCTGACCCATCCGAATGGGTGGATCTTCTCGGTCGACTACCTCGACCTGAAATAG
- a CDS encoding discoidin domain-containing protein, whose amino-acid sequence MNLFNPLFHGARSAWTRWASACASLVLAGMTATWPIAAHAQTNTNLARGKPVTVSSTDGVFSGSSAVDGDPGTRWSSGFTDNEWISIDLGSTVSIGRVVLNWETAFGKDYTLESSTDGTNWTALKTVTNGDGGIDDWTVSGSGRYVRMRGQTRAIGYGYSLWEFEVYGSGGTTSTDLARGRSSTATSIENNDPNLGPSFAFDGNVNTRWSSVAGVDPQSIRVDLGSSQQVGRVVLNWEGAYAKTYTIDGSNDDATWQTLATITDGAVGIREIPVSGTYRYVRMRGTARGTGYGYSLYSFEVYQSGGTTPPPTQTTNQTVKLVFPDLAYAKVSISPTPLAVSPVPEEGLATPSVRNPAKVVTYLCTFPPNTTVTMSKNQFSPTQPNTDIRLVVTDSTGTTRRAQSVTALAVQDAVWQVEIYSTGSTDPGTPTGPIIPDPYVKVAPPATTGSFAVTAPANGAMITNTRRPTFQWAAVTGATNYKLFVNITRNDYDWMASGDLLNRFTEVGSTTGTSLTLNQDLVDRWTYKWYVVATLASGATSRSDLRTFSVYLPVVETVADGVSLINGMRDMNKNGVIDPYEDWRNPIATRVNDLMSRMTRHQKVMQLFFNAKEYPDAGFTMGPLAPEDIVAFQKASAATPLGIPYIDAGDSIHGFKTSWPTQPGLVATRDPQLAYEMGDIQRREQLAVGSRGTLSPLAEVGTKILYPRIQEGSGEDADVAAGFSRALIAGLQGGPEVNPHSIWVTTKHWPSQGAGGEGGITYDGTTIHYHMRPWHAALEAGTSGIMPGYAGSKLLAPGQWGAGDSPGIINYLRQNMGYNGVICTDWLPAGDPWVRSLMAGSDVMGGADPGQMGDFESRVTDARVDESARRVIELKFRLGLFEDPYRKGLAGTAEWHTASSKNAARLAAQESMTLLKNDGALPLRMGAGSSIVIAGPRADDPSCMVTWRSDFHNTEFGALTIYQAIKQRAEAAGITVYKDAAPAGVTPSAAIVAVGESYFTHGTAWDKEKPYIPGDPAGPAHTAFARPEEPRDHYGIITSFKSKNIPTITVMVLPRPYILTNVAPQSNALVAIYRPGDLGGPALADVLFGDVLPRGKLPWDLPRSLDQIGTDVETDQKERWDLPFDLGATEAERTAIRDRIAQGLPVQPIYGNPFYRYGDGIQGFGLTDSTPPTAFTLQTPANGTTITGTRPAFSWTASSDPQTGIQYYEVVIDGQAVLGGRTKATSAALEGLKLANGQHSWYVRAVNWANGVTTSATSTFTLNDTTPPAAFSALLPAAGSAVPGTSTRFIWERTSDVGAGVAQYVLNVDGTDRTPAITAGAYTATTVNLARGKNVTATSNEFGSANDAVDGNTTTRWSSRADTANPNTESITIDLGAVHSIKRVVLNWEAAYGTKYVVEASLDGTTWTTLYTENAGNGGIDDLTNLSGVGQYVRMRGVQRATAYGYSLWEFEVYGLATHETTLTGLAAGSHTWRVRAVDGANNSTQSNGPISFTK is encoded by the coding sequence ATGAATCTTTTCAATCCTCTTTTCCACGGCGCGCGCAGCGCCTGGACACGGTGGGCGTCTGCCTGCGCGAGCCTGGTGCTCGCGGGCATGACGGCCACCTGGCCCATCGCCGCGCACGCTCAAACCAATACCAACCTCGCCCGAGGCAAGCCCGTCACGGTGTCGTCGACGGATGGTGTGTTCTCGGGCTCCTCCGCGGTCGACGGTGATCCGGGCACCCGCTGGAGCAGTGGTTTCACCGACAATGAATGGATCTCCATCGACCTCGGGTCGACCGTGTCCATTGGCCGCGTGGTCCTCAACTGGGAGACCGCCTTCGGCAAGGACTACACGCTCGAGTCTTCCACCGACGGGACGAACTGGACGGCGCTGAAGACCGTCACCAACGGGGATGGGGGCATCGACGATTGGACGGTGTCCGGCTCGGGCCGCTATGTCCGCATGCGCGGGCAGACCCGGGCCATCGGCTACGGGTACTCGCTGTGGGAGTTCGAGGTGTATGGCTCGGGCGGCACGACGAGCACGGACCTCGCGCGGGGCCGTTCCTCCACGGCCACGAGCATCGAGAACAACGACCCCAACCTGGGGCCGAGCTTCGCCTTCGACGGCAACGTCAACACGCGCTGGTCGTCCGTCGCCGGGGTGGATCCCCAGTCGATCCGGGTCGACCTGGGCTCGTCCCAGCAGGTGGGCCGGGTGGTGCTCAACTGGGAAGGCGCCTACGCCAAGACCTACACCATCGATGGCTCCAACGATGACGCCACCTGGCAGACCCTGGCCACCATCACCGATGGCGCGGTGGGCATCCGGGAGATTCCCGTGTCCGGCACGTACCGCTACGTGCGCATGCGCGGCACCGCGCGCGGCACGGGCTATGGCTATTCGCTCTATTCCTTCGAGGTCTACCAGTCCGGTGGCACCACGCCGCCTCCGACGCAGACGACCAACCAGACCGTCAAGCTGGTCTTCCCCGACCTGGCCTACGCGAAGGTGAGCATCTCGCCCACGCCGCTGGCCGTGTCTCCCGTTCCGGAGGAGGGCCTCGCGACGCCCTCCGTGCGCAACCCGGCCAAGGTGGTCACCTACCTGTGCACGTTCCCGCCCAACACCACGGTGACGATGTCCAAGAACCAGTTCTCGCCCACCCAGCCCAACACCGATATCCGCCTGGTGGTCACGGACTCCACGGGCACCACCCGGCGCGCGCAGTCCGTCACCGCGCTCGCGGTGCAGGACGCGGTGTGGCAGGTGGAGATCTACAGCACGGGTTCCACGGATCCGGGCACGCCCACCGGTCCCATCATCCCCGACCCGTACGTGAAGGTGGCCCCTCCGGCGACGACCGGCTCGTTCGCGGTGACCGCGCCCGCCAACGGCGCGATGATCACCAACACCCGCCGCCCCACGTTCCAGTGGGCCGCCGTCACCGGCGCCACCAACTACAAGCTCTTCGTCAACATCACCCGGAATGACTACGACTGGATGGCGTCCGGGGACCTCCTCAACCGCTTCACCGAGGTGGGCTCCACCACGGGCACCTCGCTCACCCTCAACCAGGACCTGGTCGATCGCTGGACCTACAAGTGGTACGTCGTCGCCACGCTCGCCAGTGGGGCCACGAGCCGCTCGGACCTGCGCACCTTCAGCGTCTACCTCCCCGTGGTCGAGACCGTGGCGGATGGCGTGTCGCTCATCAACGGGATGCGCGACATGAACAAGAACGGCGTCATCGATCCGTACGAGGACTGGCGCAACCCCATCGCCACGCGCGTCAACGATCTGATGAGCCGGATGACGCGGCACCAGAAGGTGATGCAGCTGTTCTTCAATGCCAAGGAGTACCCCGACGCGGGCTTCACCATGGGTCCGCTGGCGCCGGAGGACATCGTCGCCTTCCAGAAGGCCTCGGCGGCCACGCCCCTGGGCATCCCCTACATCGACGCGGGTGACTCCATCCACGGCTTCAAGACGAGCTGGCCCACCCAGCCCGGTCTGGTGGCCACGCGCGACCCGCAGCTCGCGTATGAGATGGGTGACATCCAGCGGCGCGAGCAGCTCGCCGTGGGCAGCCGCGGCACCCTGTCACCCCTGGCCGAGGTGGGTACGAAGATCCTCTACCCGCGCATCCAGGAGGGCAGTGGCGAGGACGCGGACGTGGCGGCCGGCTTCTCGCGCGCGCTCATCGCCGGCTTGCAGGGCGGCCCCGAGGTGAATCCCCACTCCATCTGGGTCACCACCAAGCACTGGCCGAGCCAGGGCGCCGGTGGCGAGGGCGGCATCACCTACGACGGCACCACCATCCACTACCACATGCGTCCGTGGCACGCGGCCCTCGAGGCCGGCACCAGCGGCATCATGCCTGGCTATGCCGGCAGCAAGCTCCTGGCTCCGGGCCAGTGGGGCGCGGGCGACAGCCCGGGCATCATCAACTACCTGCGCCAGAACATGGGCTACAACGGTGTCATCTGCACGGACTGGCTGCCCGCGGGCGATCCCTGGGTCCGCTCGCTCATGGCCGGCTCCGACGTGATGGGTGGCGCCGACCCCGGGCAGATGGGTGACTTCGAGAGCCGGGTCACCGATGCCCGCGTCGACGAGTCCGCCCGCCGCGTGATCGAGCTGAAGTTCCGGCTCGGCCTGTTCGAGGATCCCTATCGCAAGGGGCTCGCGGGAACCGCCGAGTGGCACACCGCCAGCAGCAAGAACGCGGCCCGCCTGGCCGCCCAGGAGTCGATGACCCTGCTCAAGAACGACGGTGCCCTGCCGCTGCGCATGGGCGCGGGCTCCTCGATCGTCATCGCCGGTCCACGCGCCGATGATCCGTCCTGCATGGTCACCTGGCGCTCGGACTTCCACAACACGGAGTTCGGCGCCCTGACCATCTACCAGGCCATCAAGCAGCGCGCCGAGGCGGCGGGCATCACGGTGTACAAGGACGCGGCGCCCGCGGGCGTCACGCCCAGCGCGGCCATCGTGGCGGTGGGTGAGAGCTACTTCACGCACGGCACCGCGTGGGACAAGGAGAAGCCCTACATCCCGGGTGATCCGGCCGGCCCCGCGCACACCGCCTTCGCAAGGCCGGAAGAGCCTCGCGATCACTACGGCATCATCACCAGCTTCAAGTCGAAGAACATCCCGACGATCACGGTGATGGTCCTGCCGCGGCCCTACATCCTCACCAACGTGGCGCCGCAGAGCAACGCGCTGGTGGCCATCTACCGGCCCGGAGATCTGGGTGGCCCGGCGCTGGCGGACGTGCTGTTCGGCGACGTGCTGCCCCGCGGCAAGCTGCCGTGGGATCTGCCGCGCTCGTTGGATCAGATCGGCACCGACGTGGAGACCGACCAGAAGGAGCGGTGGGATCTGCCGTTCGACCTCGGGGCCACCGAGGCCGAGCGCACCGCCATCCGTGACCGGATCGCCCAGGGTCTGCCCGTGCAGCCCATCTATGGCAATCCGTTCTACCGCTATGGCGATGGCATCCAGGGCTTCGGTCTGACCGACTCCACGCCGCCCACGGCGTTCACCCTCCAGACGCCGGCGAATGGCACCACCATCACCGGCACGCGGCCCGCGTTCTCGTGGACGGCGAGCAGCGATCCACAGACGGGCATCCAGTACTACGAGGTCGTCATCGACGGTCAGGCCGTGCTGGGGGGCCGCACGAAGGCCACCTCCGCCGCGCTCGAGGGGCTCAAGCTCGCCAATGGTCAGCACTCCTGGTACGTGAGGGCCGTCAACTGGGCCAACGGGGTGACCACGTCGGCCACGTCCACGTTCACCCTCAATGACACCACGCCGCCCGCGGCCTTCTCCGCGCTCCTTCCGGCGGCGGGCTCGGCGGTTCCCGGCACCTCCACGCGCTTCATCTGGGAGCGCACGAGCGATGTGGGCGCGGGCGTTGCCCAGTACGTCCTCAACGTGGATGGCACGGACCGCACCCCGGCCATCACGGCGGGAGCCTACACGGCCACGACCGTCAACCTGGCGCGTGGCAAGAATGTCACCGCCACCTCCAACGAGTTCGGCAGCGCCAACGACGCGGTGGATGGCAACACCACCACGCGCTGGTCCAGCCGGGCGGACACCGCCAACCCGAACACCGAGTCGATCACCATCGACCTCGGCGCCGTCCATTCCATCAAGCGCGTGGTGCTCAACTGGGAGGCCGCGTACGGCACGAAGTACGTGGTGGAGGCCTCGCTCGATGGCACCACCTGGACGACGCTGTACACGGAGAACGCCGGCAATGGTGGCATCGATGACCTCACCAACCTGAGTGGGGTGGGCCAATACGTGCGGATGCGGGGTGTGCAGCGCGCGACGGCGTATGGCTACTCGCTGTGGGAGTTCGAGGTGTATGGCCTGGCCACGCACGAGACCACGCTGACCGGGCTGGCGGCCGGAAGCCACACCTGGCGCGTGCGCGCCGTGGATGGTGCCAACAACAGCACGCAGTCCAACGGCCCCATCTCGTTCACGAAGTAG
- a CDS encoding long-chain fatty acid--CoA ligase encodes MEKIWLKHYPPGVPAEIDDKQYASLTHLLEESFRKFADRPAFKCMGKSITYRELDVLSQRVGAWLQSRGLTRGATVAIMMPNVLQYPICIAAILRAGYTVVNVNPLYTPRELEYQLKDSGAQAIFILENFAITLQQVLERTALQHVVVASMGDLLGGVKGALVNLVVRKVKKLVPAYHLPRAVKFNQMLAEGKRLSLVPVTTSRDDVAFLQYTGGTTGVSKGATLLHRNVIANLLQVEAWLQPAMRGNPSEALNVVCALPLYHIFALTVCGLMGIRMGSMNVLIPNPRDIPEFIKTLSQQPFHILPAVNTLYNALVHHPDFARLDFSHLRVANGGGMAVQRATAEKWFAITRVPIIEGYGLSETSPVATSNPATATEYSGTIGLPLPSTEIAIRDDEGKDVPLGQPGEICIRGPQVMAGYWNHPDETAKVMLPDGFFKSGDIGIMDERGHTRIVDRKKDMILVSGFNVYPNEVEGVVAMHPGVLEVAAVGVSDEHSGEAVKLFVVKKDPSLTEAQLLDYCRQQLTGYKRPRFIEFRTELPKTNVGKILRRELREKTGS; translated from the coding sequence ATGGAGAAGATCTGGCTCAAGCACTACCCGCCTGGGGTTCCGGCCGAGATCGATGACAAGCAGTACGCCTCGCTGACCCACCTGCTGGAAGAGTCGTTCCGCAAGTTCGCCGATCGCCCGGCCTTCAAGTGCATGGGCAAGTCCATCACCTACCGGGAACTCGATGTCCTGTCGCAGCGGGTGGGCGCGTGGCTGCAATCCCGAGGGCTCACCCGTGGCGCGACCGTCGCCATCATGATGCCCAACGTGTTGCAGTACCCGATCTGCATCGCCGCCATCCTGCGCGCGGGCTACACGGTGGTGAACGTCAACCCGCTCTACACGCCGCGCGAGCTGGAATACCAGCTCAAGGACAGTGGAGCCCAGGCCATCTTCATCCTGGAGAACTTCGCGATCACGCTCCAACAGGTATTGGAGCGCACGGCCCTCCAGCACGTGGTGGTCGCCTCGATGGGTGACCTGCTGGGCGGCGTGAAGGGCGCCCTCGTCAACCTCGTGGTGCGCAAGGTGAAGAAGCTGGTGCCCGCCTACCACCTGCCCCGCGCCGTCAAGTTCAACCAGATGCTGGCCGAGGGCAAGCGCCTCTCGCTCGTGCCGGTGACGACGTCTCGCGACGACGTCGCCTTCCTGCAATACACGGGTGGCACCACGGGTGTGAGCAAGGGCGCCACGCTGCTGCACCGCAATGTCATCGCCAATCTGTTGCAGGTGGAAGCCTGGCTCCAGCCCGCCATGAGAGGCAATCCGTCCGAGGCGCTCAACGTCGTCTGCGCGCTGCCGCTCTACCACATCTTCGCGCTCACCGTCTGCGGGCTGATGGGCATCCGCATGGGCTCGATGAACGTCCTCATCCCCAACCCACGCGACATTCCAGAGTTCATCAAGACGCTGTCCCAGCAGCCCTTCCACATCCTGCCGGCCGTCAACACCCTCTACAACGCGCTGGTGCACCACCCCGACTTCGCCAGACTCGACTTCTCCCACCTGCGGGTCGCCAACGGAGGCGGCATGGCCGTGCAGCGGGCCACGGCGGAGAAGTGGTTCGCCATCACCCGCGTTCCCATCATCGAGGGTTATGGCTTGTCCGAGACCTCGCCGGTGGCCACCAGCAACCCGGCCACCGCGACGGAGTACTCCGGCACCATCGGCCTTCCCCTGCCCTCCACGGAGATCGCCATCCGCGATGACGAGGGAAAGGACGTGCCGCTCGGCCAGCCCGGGGAGATCTGCATCCGCGGCCCCCAGGTGATGGCGGGCTACTGGAACCACCCGGACGAGACGGCCAAGGTCATGCTGCCCGACGGCTTCTTCAAGTCCGGCGACATCGGCATCATGGACGAGCGCGGACACACCCGCATCGTGGACCGGAAGAAAGACATGATCCTCGTGTCGGGCTTCAACGTCTATCCCAACGAGGTGGAGGGCGTGGTCGCCATGCACCCGGGCGTGTTGGAGGTGGCCGCCGTGGGCGTGTCCGACGAACACTCCGGAGAGGCCGTCAAACTCTTCGTGGTGAAGAAGGACCCGTCCCTCACCGAGGCGCAACTGCTCGACTACTGCCGCCAGCAGCTCACCGGCTACAAGCGGCCCAGGTTCATCGAGTTCCGCACCGAGCTGCCCAAGACCAACGTGGGGAAGATCCTCCGCCGGGAGCTGCGCGAGAAGACGGGGAGCTGA
- a CDS encoding OPT family oligopeptide transporter, with protein sequence MREERSASGRALTPRALALGGLLGAGLSLTNLYVGLKTGLAFPVTVIACVLGLGMYRALAWPWRARSRPGLSLLETSAMQSTASSAGYSTGGTLISANVAWLMLSGHHPPGWALFCWTLLVSALGVLFAVPLQHTFLHRENLPFPSGLAAASAARMLQQGDVSARQGTRLLGGAALVAGLLTFARDGLKRIPTSLPLPGTVHGVPLAPLSFSLDLSLLSPGVGALVGPRIAASILLGALTCFGVLVPWLHVRGTLPQPDYEHAFEWSMWPGTALVTSAALTHLLSRRDVLSRAFSSLLQAGAVGPGSQTGPGQVPRSWWLASLALLSLGTVVLGAGVFGIPPHLGLFGVLLSFPLAVAACRVTGETDVTPSGALGQLAQIAFCVVMPGNPLASTIAASLSGSTASTSADLLTDVKAGSLLGATPRQTVLAQLWGCLVGSAVIVPAFLLLVPDTSVLSKEHFPAPGGTFVEGLARVLAAGLEALAPASRWGALAGGVSGILLALLEQHAPERLRPFVPSAIGVGIAFAIPPSLSLSMFLGSLAAALLTRARPAFALVATVPLAAGLIAGESLVSLTLTLLAVLGLLPPS encoded by the coding sequence ATGAGAGAGGAGCGGAGCGCGTCCGGCAGGGCACTCACCCCCCGCGCATTGGCGCTCGGCGGACTCCTGGGCGCGGGGCTGAGCCTCACCAACCTCTACGTCGGACTGAAGACGGGGCTGGCCTTTCCGGTGACGGTCATCGCCTGCGTGCTGGGGCTCGGCATGTACCGGGCGCTGGCGTGGCCGTGGCGCGCCCGCTCCCGCCCCGGGCTGTCCCTGCTGGAGACGAGCGCCATGCAGTCCACGGCCTCCTCGGCGGGCTACTCCACGGGAGGCACCCTCATCTCCGCCAACGTGGCGTGGCTGATGCTCTCCGGCCACCACCCTCCGGGCTGGGCGCTCTTCTGCTGGACGCTGCTCGTCTCCGCGCTCGGTGTCCTCTTCGCCGTCCCGCTCCAGCACACCTTCCTCCACCGCGAGAACCTCCCCTTCCCCTCCGGACTGGCCGCGGCCTCGGCGGCGCGGATGCTCCAGCAAGGAGACGTCTCCGCGCGCCAGGGAACCCGGTTGCTCGGTGGGGCGGCCCTGGTGGCCGGCCTGCTCACGTTCGCCCGCGATGGACTGAAACGGATACCCACCTCGCTGCCCCTTCCAGGCACCGTCCACGGCGTACCGCTGGCGCCGCTCTCCTTCTCCCTCGACCTCAGCCTGCTCTCCCCTGGAGTCGGCGCCCTGGTGGGCCCGCGCATCGCCGCCTCGATCCTGCTCGGCGCCCTCACCTGCTTCGGCGTGCTCGTCCCCTGGCTCCACGTTCGAGGCACCCTGCCCCAACCCGACTACGAACACGCGTTCGAGTGGAGCATGTGGCCCGGCACCGCCCTGGTGACGAGCGCCGCCCTCACCCACCTGCTGTCGCGGCGGGACGTCCTGAGCCGCGCGTTCTCCTCGCTCCTCCAGGCCGGAGCCGTGGGCCCGGGGAGCCAAACCGGCCCGGGACAGGTTCCACGCTCCTGGTGGCTCGCCAGCCTCGCGCTGCTCTCGCTGGGGACGGTGGTGCTGGGAGCTGGAGTCTTCGGCATCCCCCCCCACCTGGGGCTGTTCGGCGTGCTGCTCTCCTTCCCGCTCGCCGTGGCGGCGTGCCGGGTGACCGGGGAGACGGACGTCACCCCCTCGGGAGCCCTGGGACAGCTCGCCCAGATCGCCTTCTGCGTCGTCATGCCCGGCAACCCCCTGGCCAGCACCATCGCCGCCAGCCTCTCGGGCTCCACCGCCTCCACCAGCGCGGACCTGCTCACCGATGTCAAGGCCGGCTCGCTGCTCGGCGCGACCCCCCGGCAGACCGTCCTCGCCCAGCTCTGGGGTTGTCTCGTCGGCTCGGCCGTCATCGTCCCCGCCTTCCTGCTCCTCGTGCCGGACACCTCCGTCCTCTCCAAGGAGCACTTCCCCGCTCCCGGCGGAACCTTCGTGGAGGGGTTGGCCCGGGTGCTCGCCGCGGGCCTCGAGGCCCTGGCCCCGGCCTCCCGCTGGGGCGCGCTCGCCGGAGGGGTGAGCGGCATCCTCCTGGCGCTGCTCGAGCAACACGCCCCCGAACGCCTGCGCCCCTTCGTCCCCTCGGCCATCGGCGTGGGAATCGCCTTCGCGATCCCCCCCTCCCTCTCCCTGTCCATGTTCCTGGGCTCGCTCGCCGCGGCCCTCCTCACCCGCGCGCGGCCCGCCTTCGCGCTCGTCGCCACCGTCCCCCTGGCCGCGGGCCTCATCGCCGGAGAGAGCCTGGTGAGCCTCACCCTCACCCTGCTCGCCGTACTCGGGCTCCTTCCGCCTTCCTGA